GCTACCAGATTGATCTGGGAAATATGACGGCTGCCAGGCGTGAGCTTAAATAGATGTTCGAACTGTGCGATCCATATGTTACCGGACGTATCGCTGGATATATCCAGTATTACCGCGTTAGGGGGCAACTGCGGGGCATCTGCGTGCAGGGGGAAGTGAACGAAGGCGTCCTTTTTACGGTCGTATAAACTTAGCCCGCCGCCACTGGTACCTATCCAGAGGTTGCCGGCTTCGTCTTCATGCAGCGTCAGTATCTCGTTGGCTCTCAGGCTGGAAACGTCATCCGGGCGATGACGGTAAACAGTAAAGTGTGTGCCGTCAAATTTATTTAATCCATCATCGGTAGCAAACCACATCAAACCATAGTGGTCCTTCGTGATGGCATTTACCCCATTGGATACCAGTCCGTCTTTAGCGGTAAGCGAAGTGAAGTTGAGATGTCCGGTTTGGGTCCGACCGGTTTTAGCAAGGCATAGTAAACAGCACAGGAACGTAAATGTATATTTACACATATGGAGCGATCATTAAAAAACGAGATGTTGGTTGAATGGTAATAACGTGGTCCTTTGTATCTCAATTTAAGTATTGTAATGAAATTTATAAACATTATGATACTAAATTGCCTTAATACATTGGTTTTGGACGATAATAATTGTATAAAAGACATTTTTTCCATCAATTTCAACAAATGTGCTATCGGGAAAGTACTGGCCCCTGTATTTTTGTCTTCTGACTGTTTTATCCGGAAGCAATCATGCATAGAATCTATATGACTGAATAATGTTTTTAAAGATGTATCAGAAATTCCTCGTTATAGCACTCCTTTTCTTTTGTAGTGCTTCGCTTTATGCGCAGCAGTCTGATAATGAAGACGGCACTTACACCAATCCGGTCATCTGGTCCGACTTCCCGGATAACGATGTAATCCGCGTGGGGGATACTTATTATATGGTAGCTACTACCATGTATTTTTTCCCCGGCGTGCCATTACTGCAGTCGAAAGATCTGGTGAACTGGACGTATGTTGCCAATGCCGTGACGCGGTTCAGGCAGCATCCGTTTTATGATTTTAAAGGCGGGAACAGGTATGGAAGAGGGCAGTGGGCCAGCAGTATCCGCTATCACAAGGGTAAGTTCTACATACTATTCATGACACTGGACGAAGGCGGGTTTTTATGCACCGCTGCCAGGGCGGAAGGGCCCTGGGAGGTGCAAAAGCTGGTGAGGCCCTACTATGACCCCGGATTGTTTTTTGATGAGGACGGGCGCATCTACGTCGCCCACGGTTATTCTAAACTGTCTGTGACAGAAGTGGATGCTAACCTTGCCCCCATTGGAAGAGACAGTATTGTGTTTGACAAGGTGCAACGGCCGGGGTTGGAGGGATCACATGTCTATAAGGAAAACGGATACTATTATATCTATGCAACCTATGGTGGTGGAGACGGTTACCAGGTTTGCCTCCGGTCAAAAAATATATACGGCCCCTATGAGGAAAAAACCGTGCTGAAAGATGATATGAACCTCTATGGTAAAGGTGTTCATCAGGGTGCGCTGGTCGAAACGCCCCAGGGGGAATGGTGGAGTATTATCTTTCAGGACAGGGGAGGGGTAGGAAGAGTGCCGACTTTGCAGCCGGTGCAGTGGATAGATGGCTGGCCTATCCCCGGAAAAAACGGAAGAGCGGTGGTGACCCATGTTAAACCACGTACAGAAGCCGTCGTTCCGGTAGAAATACTTCCCACCAGTGATGAGTTTGATGGCGATAAGCCTGGCATACAATGGGCCTGGAACCACAATCCTGATGACAGCGCCTGGTCTTTAATAAAACGGAAAGGTTATCTGCGGCTCACTACCGCCGGCATCGCCGCTGATTTGCTGCATGCGCGGAATTCACTCACACAACGGATGTTTGGCCCTTTCTCCGAAGCCACCGCAGCATTCGATATTAGCGGAATGAAAGCAGGTGATGTGGCGGGACTGGCTGTTTTGCAACTCCCCTATGCCTTTATCGGTGTCAGCGCCGGAGCGCCGGCAAAGTTTATTGTGATGGAGCATGCCGGCAGCAGGAAAGACAGTGTTGCCATAGGAAAGGAAAAACGGGTGTTCTTCAGGGCTTCCGTTAATACCATGAAAGATCAGGCCTACTTCAGTTATAGCTTCGATAACAGGACATATATCCCTCTGGGTGATACGCTGAATATGCAGTTCAACCTGAAAATGTTTACTGGTAACCGGTTTACGCTGTTTAATTATGCCACGCTTAAAAACGGAGGCTATGTTGATGTGGACTGGTTTCATATGGATACCCGGAAGGGAGCCCCTAACCTCTTTAAGGCGTCTTCCCGTATTGCTGCGGAAATGTATGATGACATTTACGGTGCACGTGTGGTCCCCGGAAACGATGGAGACGGACCGGGGCAGCAGGAGTTAGCCCATTTGACGGCCGGTTCATGGGTGCGGTTTAACCAGGTGGATTTTGACAAGGGATATCAATTCCTGTTGCTGCGGGTGGCGCCCCGCGGAGGGCGTATAAACGTGTATATCGATAATGATTCATTGAATCCCTATGCTACAGTGGCCGTGCCCGAAGAACCGCTGCTGAACTATACGACGGTCAGCGTGCCTGTGAAGCAGCTTGCCGGCAGGCACCGGCTGACGTTTGCATTTACGGGGGAAACTCCGTCCACCGCCCGTTTCAGCTGGTTTACCTTCGCCAATGACAAGCAGCAAACGTATACATCGCCCCCGCTGATATCACATATCTACACCGCTGACCCGTCTGCACATCTCTTCAACGGAAAAATATATATCTATCCTTCGCATGATACAGCCACCAATACGAAGGAAAGTGATAACGGAGACCATTTCCAGATGGCGGACTACCACATTTTTTCCATGGACTCCATCGGCGGGAAGGTAACAGACCATGGGATTGCGCTCCGGGTGCATGATGTGCCATGGGCTTCCAAACAGCTGTGGGCGCCGGATGCAGCATTTTCAAAAGGAATATATTATTTATATTTCCCGGCGAAGGATAAGGAAGGGGTATTCAGAATCGGCGTTGCTTCTTCCAGACAGCCGACTGGTCCTTTTGTGGCCGAAAAAGAACCGATTGCCGGAAGTTACAGCATCGACCCCTGTGTATTCAGGGACGATGATGGTTCTTTTTATTTGTACTTTGGCGGTATCTGGGGAGGACAACTGCAAAACTGGGATAATAACCGCTATGACGCCACTGCAACGCTGCGTAAAAAAAATGAAGTGGCTATTCTTCCCCGCGTGGCAAAACTCTCCCCGGACATGAAAAGCCTGGAAAGCGCTCCGTTGGCCGTAAAAATAACAGACAGCAACGGCCGGCTGTACAATGAGCAGGAGAACGACAAACGCTTTTTTGAAGCGGCCTGGATGCACAAGTACAATGGCAAATATTATTTCTCTTATTCAACCGGCGATACGCACAATATTGTTTATGCGATTGGAGACAGCCCATATGGTCCCTTCACTTATCAGGGGGTTATTCTGAAACCGGTTGACGGCTGGACCAACCATCATTCGATTGTCCAAATCGGGCATAAATGGTATTTGTTTTATCATGATACGCAGCTGTCGGGTAAAACACACCTGAGAAACGTCAAAGTAATGGAGCTGAAGTATAACAGCGATGGTACTATTCAAACGTTAAGCGCATTCAGATAACACCTTTCGTAAATAATTAATTGAACCAGGCAACATATGAAGTATATCCGCCACGTTATTATTGTTTTGCTGGCCGTCGCCATAAGTTTTTCCTGCGTGGCCTACCAGGCTCATTCTTTTGTTGCGCCGGGGGCACGGGGACTAAAAGACTATTACAGGGATTATTTTCCTATAGGCGTGGCCGTTTCAGCGCGTGCGCTGCATACAGAGGAAGCCGGACTGGTGGTCCGGCAATTCAACAGCATTACCCCGGAGAATGCTATGAAGATGGGCGTAATTCATCCGGGGGAGCAGCTGTACAACTGGAAGGATGCTGATTCTATCGCAGCTTTTGCCCGCCGTAACGGAATGAAGCTCAGGGGGCATACCCTGGTCTGGCATAATCAGGCCCCGGGATGGATTTTTAAGGATGCCGGCGGACAACAGGTGTCCAAAGACGTATTATTACAACGCCTGAAAGAACATATTACCACTGTTGTAAAGAGATATAAAGGCGTCGTATATGCCTGGGACGTGGCCAATGAAGTGATCAGTGACCGTAAGGATGAGTTTTACCGGAATTCATTGTGGTACCAGATCTGTGGCGAAGAATACATTGAAAAAGCATTTCAGTGGGCCCATGAAGCAGACCCTGATGCGTTGTTGTTTTATAATGACTACAATGAGATAAACACCGTAAAACGGGAAAAAATTATCCGTATGCTCAATGGCCTTGTCAGCAAAGGAGTGCCGGTCCACGGCGTGGGATTGCAGGCGCATTGGGCCGTAAATGAGCCATCGGCGGAGCAGCTGGATAAAACGATGGCAGATTTTGCAAAACTGGGACTGAAAATACAGATTACTGAATTTGATGTTTCCGTGTATCCCAAGGAACATGAGATGAGGGAACGGGAAGCGGGCGACAGCGCCACGGCGTTTACCGCAGCAAAGGAGCTACAACAGCTGGAGCAGTACCGCCGGTGTTTTGCATCTTTTCGCAAGTATCGCGATGTGCTGACAGGTGTAACGTTTTGGAATATCTCCGACCGGTATAGCTGGCTGGACAACTTTCCGGTGCGTGGCAGAAAAGATTATCCATTGCTGTTCGACAAGGAGTTGCAACCCAAGAAAGCGTTTTGGTCAGTCGTTAAATTTTGAAATCAACCGATGGCGTCCTGTCACCTCTTGTAAATAAACCCTTCCTTCGACTCCATGCCAATAAAAAACATCTCGAAGGAAGGGTGCAGGTTAGGTAAAACGTGCAGTTGCCCGATGGCATACTGCAGCACCTCCTGCTGAAGCGGGAAGATCTCGTACCAGCATTTCCTTTGCGTATAAAACTCGAAATTTTTCGGGATGGAGGTGTTTTTTATACTGGCGATGCGGGGGAAAGCATATTTATCCGGTTCATCGTAATTACGTGGTATGTTATTCATATCCGGTATCCGGTCTCTTTTGGTCAGTTTCCCTTGTTCGAGTTTTTGGCGGTACCGCTTTTCTAAAGCCGCAAACAGGTTTTTCCTGTATTGTCCGCTGGTGTCAAAATCATCGAAAGAGACGGTTGTTTCCATTTTATAGATGTCGGTTGCAATACAACAGGTGTACAACGCCGTAGCGGGATGCTGGCTGATCTTATGAAACCCTTGGTCAATGGCGCTTTTCAACTCTGCTGTATAACCCTCTTTATCGAACTGCTCCAGATAGGGTATAATTTCTTCGGGATACAAACGTCCGTTAAATATTTGCATTAGCGGGGATTTTTATCTTATATTTTGGGTGCAAAGATAGTAAAGAATAAACTCCGGCGTGACATACCGGACAATACTAGCCCTGACCATCATATCCCCAGATCATATACAATGCTCCCCAGGTGAACCCGGCGCCGAAAGCGGCAAGCAGCAGGCGGTCCCCTTTTTTCAGCTGTGACTCGTAATCCCACAGGCACAGGGGAATTGTACCGGAAGTGGTGTTGCCGTAGCGGTCAACGTTCCGCATTATTTTTTCAGTAGGAAAAGACAGCACTTCTGCCGTGCGGTCAATGATCCGCTGATTAGCCTGATGGGGCACCAGCCAGGTGATGTCCTGTGCTGACAGGTCGTTTTTCACCATTGTATTGGTAATGGATTCCGTGAGGCGTAATACTGCATAATCGAAGATAGCTTTGCCGTCCATGTAGAGATAATGTTCCTGGTTGTTGACCGTGGCTGCAGAGGACGGCCAGCGCGAACCTCCGGCTTTCACATACAGCAGGTCGGCGCCGCTGCCGTCTGTACGAAGGAAACAGTGCTGTATTCCGCTGTCGGGAGGCCCGGGCTCCAGTAACACACCCCCTCCGCCATCGGCGAAAAGGCAGGAGGTGATGCGGTCCTGGCCGCCGATAATACTGCTCATTTTATCTGCTCCCAGTACCAGCACGTAGCGGTATATGTTCTGTTCTATATACCGGGAGGCAATATCCAGGGCAGAGAGAAAACCGCTGCACGCGCCGTTGATATCGATAGCCCAGGCTTTGCTGGCGCCGATTTCACGGGCAACAATATTGCTGGTGGAAGGCGTGATCATATCCGGCGTGGCCGTGGCCAGTACAATGGCATCCAGTTCTGATGGCTGTATGCCGCGTTTACGGCAGATTTCAAGGGCTGCCTGCACGCATATGGCAGAAGTGCCGACGCCTTCCTCCCGGATATACCGCCGCTCGTTAACGCCAAGATATTTAAGAATCCACCCGGACGGGATATTCATTTTTTGTTCCAATTCTTCGTTGTAAACGATGTGAGGCGGGACGTATCCGCCGACTGCTGTGACAACCGCATTGCACTTTTTCATAGTCAGGTTTTTTAAGATAGTAAAAAGGGGTAACAATTAGTATATCTAACAAAATGGATAGTGGACAGTAACTTGTTCAAAGTTATCAACAGCTGCTGAAGTAGCACGGCATATTTCAACTGCTGTCTAAAGTGCATGGAGGGGCTATAGCTTCGTAAGACGCCTGTTGTTTCCCTATTTTTTTATGTCTAATATTTGTAACCATGTCTCCTGAAAAGTATCCGTTGTCCGCGCTTGCGCAGGAATTATCCGCTCTCAGAAACAAGGACAGTTATCACCCGGATATGGATGCAGCTGCTGTGTTCAGCCGGTATTCCCCGGGGAGTTTACAGCAGCTGATGCAGGGGATGTCAGATATCACTGCTTCTTTTTATGGTTTGCTGCTACAGCAGGCAGTTGTGCTGAACGGACCTGATATGGCGGAAGCCCTTTCTTCTTCACTGATATATACACTGGGCAAAAACAAAGCCGCGAGAATAATCGACGCATATCCTTTGCTGGAGCGCGATCCCAGAGGTGCTATCGAAATTATTATCGCTGCCATCTTTACCGCCAGCCCCGAATTTAATTTCGAGGTCAATAGCTACTCGGCGGCTGAAGTGGTTTTCACTATCCGCGGAACAGACCGTTATCATCGGATCAGTCAGCAGCTGCAAATAACCCATCTCCTGAAATGGCCGGTGATACTGCCGTTCCTGGAAGGGATACGGGATGTGGCCGCACCGGGGTGGAAGGTAGCAACACTTGCGTCTGCGGTAGATGAAAACAGCAATTGTGACTATGTATTCAGGATATACCAGGAGGTGGTTGTTCCGGCGGGGGATATTCAAACAGGCATGCGGCCTCCCTTTTTCCAGTTGCCCGCTACCGCTCTGGTGACCAGGGGGAAATACCTGGAGGTAGACCTGGGGCCTGCCAGTAATTTTCAGGGTGTTCAATTTGTGGTAATGATCCGGCAATGCCTGTCGGCGGAAGGATGGAACGCCTGCCGCCTGTACGCTGAAGGGACAGACCAGTATATGCTGGCAGAGCGGTTCAGGTGCATGCGCAGTGGCAACTTTTTGGCAGATACGTCTTTAAAAGTGGTGCTTCATACACTGGAAATCAGTAAAAGAAAGCGAAAGAGTGTTATCCGTATTTTGGATGATGCGGGAGATATGGTCTACCAGGTGCTTTACGATTATTATATGTGGAATGAAACAGACTTCAAGAGTAAGTTTGCTTCCCTCAAAAGTACCGGAAGACCGGCACACAACGAATTGGTGCCCCTGCCTGTTATCAGCCGTGTCTCTTTTGAGAATGCCTGGCATTATGAGTCCAGGTTATCTCCTGTCGATGAAATACATTGCCTCGGCCATTTCGAGGGATATCCCTGCGTGCCGGCGTTATTCCTGTTCCGGTTATTACACCTGGAAGCAGAAAAATGGATAAAGGACGTGCTGGGAGAACTGCCTGAAACCAGGCTGGTGGTAGATGGCGTTGCTGTCCATCCCGCACGTATTATGCCCGTGGGTGTGCCTTATGATATTACAACCACCGTGCATCAGCTGTCGGATAATATACTGCAGTTTGTATATGACGTTACGCAGGTGGATGATCCTGGTGCCAGGTTTGGCTGCGTGGTATTGGATATTATGTTACAGCGGTTATAAGCCTTACCTGATATTTTTCAGGGTTGTTCTTATCCGGTTTATGCCTTTTAAAACCCCCTTTAGTCTTCCTGTTGAAAGTGTCAGCTGAACGTTGTCCGCTATTAATTCCACTACTTCGTCGATGCTGTGTTTATCGGTATCAATATGCATATTGTATTTGGGTTTTATCAGCGCAGACAAACACCTGTCCACTTGTTTGAAATTCCAGGCGTTTTTGTCGCCCCGTCTTGTTAACCGTTTTTCTATGGTCTCCTTGCCGGCCATCAATGAAAAATGCCTGACATCTGCTCCCTGACGTCTCAGGCCACCGATAATAAAATCAAAGATCTCATCGTTGACAATTGTCATAGGGACGATGGTGATGACCTGCTTTTCTTCGCAATAGATCAGGTTCTCCAATACCTGTCTGCGCCAGAGCGGCAAATATTGGAAGTCATCGTATTCTTTGGCCCGTGGCAGATTCTCTCGCAGAAAATATCCTACCTTTTCGGGATCAAATAAAAATCC
This window of the Chitinophaga varians genome carries:
- a CDS encoding 3-oxoacyl-ACP synthase III family protein, producing the protein MKKCNAVVTAVGGYVPPHIVYNEELEQKMNIPSGWILKYLGVNERRYIREEGVGTSAICVQAALEICRKRGIQPSELDAIVLATATPDMITPSTSNIVAREIGASKAWAIDINGACSGFLSALDIASRYIEQNIYRYVLVLGADKMSSIIGGQDRITSCLFADGGGGVLLEPGPPDSGIQHCFLRTDGSGADLLYVKAGGSRWPSSAATVNNQEHYLYMDGKAIFDYAVLRLTESITNTMVKNDLSAQDITWLVPHQANQRIIDRTAEVLSFPTEKIMRNVDRYGNTTSGTIPLCLWDYESQLKKGDRLLLAAFGAGFTWGALYMIWGYDGQG
- a CDS encoding endo-1,4-beta-xylanase, giving the protein MKYIRHVIIVLLAVAISFSCVAYQAHSFVAPGARGLKDYYRDYFPIGVAVSARALHTEEAGLVVRQFNSITPENAMKMGVIHPGEQLYNWKDADSIAAFARRNGMKLRGHTLVWHNQAPGWIFKDAGGQQVSKDVLLQRLKEHITTVVKRYKGVVYAWDVANEVISDRKDEFYRNSLWYQICGEEYIEKAFQWAHEADPDALLFYNDYNEINTVKREKIIRMLNGLVSKGVPVHGVGLQAHWAVNEPSAEQLDKTMADFAKLGLKIQITEFDVSVYPKEHEMREREAGDSATAFTAAKELQQLEQYRRCFASFRKYRDVLTGVTFWNISDRYSWLDNFPVRGRKDYPLLFDKELQPKKAFWSVVKF
- a CDS encoding family 43 glycosylhydrolase translates to MYQKFLVIALLFFCSASLYAQQSDNEDGTYTNPVIWSDFPDNDVIRVGDTYYMVATTMYFFPGVPLLQSKDLVNWTYVANAVTRFRQHPFYDFKGGNRYGRGQWASSIRYHKGKFYILFMTLDEGGFLCTAARAEGPWEVQKLVRPYYDPGLFFDEDGRIYVAHGYSKLSVTEVDANLAPIGRDSIVFDKVQRPGLEGSHVYKENGYYYIYATYGGGDGYQVCLRSKNIYGPYEEKTVLKDDMNLYGKGVHQGALVETPQGEWWSIIFQDRGGVGRVPTLQPVQWIDGWPIPGKNGRAVVTHVKPRTEAVVPVEILPTSDEFDGDKPGIQWAWNHNPDDSAWSLIKRKGYLRLTTAGIAADLLHARNSLTQRMFGPFSEATAAFDISGMKAGDVAGLAVLQLPYAFIGVSAGAPAKFIVMEHAGSRKDSVAIGKEKRVFFRASVNTMKDQAYFSYSFDNRTYIPLGDTLNMQFNLKMFTGNRFTLFNYATLKNGGYVDVDWFHMDTRKGAPNLFKASSRIAAEMYDDIYGARVVPGNDGDGPGQQELAHLTAGSWVRFNQVDFDKGYQFLLLRVAPRGGRINVYIDNDSLNPYATVAVPEEPLLNYTTVSVPVKQLAGRHRLTFAFTGETPSTARFSWFTFANDKQQTYTSPPLISHIYTADPSAHLFNGKIYIYPSHDTATNTKESDNGDHFQMADYHIFSMDSIGGKVTDHGIALRVHDVPWASKQLWAPDAAFSKGIYYLYFPAKDKEGVFRIGVASSRQPTGPFVAEKEPIAGSYSIDPCVFRDDDGSFYLYFGGIWGGQLQNWDNNRYDATATLRKKNEVAILPRVAKLSPDMKSLESAPLAVKITDSNGRLYNEQENDKRFFEAAWMHKYNGKYYFSYSTGDTHNIVYAIGDSPYGPFTYQGVILKPVDGWTNHHSIVQIGHKWYLFYHDTQLSGKTHLRNVKVMELKYNSDGTIQTLSAFR
- a CDS encoding tunicamycin resistance protein — translated: MIIWINGAFGVGKTHTSYELCRRIDNGFLFDPEKVGYFLRENLPRAKEYDDFQYLPLWRRQVLENLIYCEEKQVITIVPMTIVNDEIFDFIIGGLRRQGADVRHFSLMAGKETIEKRLTRRGDKNAWNFKQVDRCLSALIKPKYNMHIDTDKHSIDEVVELIADNVQLTLSTGRLKGVLKGINRIRTTLKNIR